GGAAATAATCATCATCGCGCCGATTCCGCAGGAGAACCCGGACACCACGCTCTGCGGAATGCGGCTCGCGTACCGCCCCAGCCTCAGCGTGGAGAACATCAGCAGGAACACCGCCGCCGCCAGCACGATTTTCGCCGCTCCTGCCTGGCCGTGTTCTTTCACCGCTTCTGCGATGAAGGGAACCGTGCCTGCCGAAGGACCGCCGATCATCACCGGATTCCGCCCCAGTACCGCCGTCACCGGCGCCGATGCGATGGACGTGAACAGGCCTGACGCCGGAGGCAGTCCCATCAGCGTTGCCATGGCAAGCCCGTACGGCAGCGCAATCAGCGCCGCGATCAGGCCGCCGGAAAGGTCTCCGGCGGCCTCGCGCCAGCCATAGTTGAATTTCGGCAGTCTCACCACCCCGCTCCTCAGGACATGACTTCAAGAAACGCCGCCTTGAACTTCTCCATTTCCTCCCGCGTGCCGATCGAAACACGCACGTGCGTCGGCCAGGCTGGCCACACGCGTCCGATGTACACTTTCCGCGCGGCCATCTCACGCACGATTTCCTGCCCTGGCCGGCGGACGTCGACCATGAATTTGTTGCTCACGGATGGCACGTAGGAGAAGCGGTTTTTCTCCAGCCACTCGAAAACGTCTTCGCGGATGTCCCGCACGATTTTCCGCCGTTCCGGCACCAGGTTTTTGACCTTGAGGCTGGCCATCGCAGCCACCATCCCCGTCACGGGCAGCGCCCCCGCGCTGAACGCCTTCAGCTTCTCAAGCAGGTCCGGACGCCCGAACGCCGCGCCCGCCCGAAGCCCGGCCATTCCGTACAGCTTCGAGAATGTCCGCAGAATGATCACGTCCTGCCCTGCGGCCACCAGCGGGCTTCCCGCCGGCTCTTCCGAGAAATGCAGGTACGCTTCGTCCAGCAGGACAATGCTTCCCGCCGGCTTGTTGCGCACCAGCCACTCGATGTCCTCCCGCGGCGTGATCGTGCCGGTCGGATTGTTGGGATTGCAGATGTAGAGCACGCCCGGCGTGGGGTGCGCCGCCGCCATGGCCTTGACGTCATGCCCGTAGTCCTTCCGCAACGGCACGCGGATCACCTGCGAGCCGATGAAGGCAGCCGCGCGCTGTCCCGCCTCGTAGCCGGGATCGCCCATTACCAGCGGCTGC
This DNA window, taken from Bryobacteraceae bacterium, encodes the following:
- a CDS encoding aminotransferase; this encodes MSREARLDPAKRGFTRRLFNRASALLGAGAALPFYNEAALAQLSNIGRLPPDAVKINANENPMGPCPEALDAIAKAARLGGRYQYEETSDFVKLLADQEGLKPDYVLPFAGSSDPLHRVILAFTSKTQPLVMGDPGYEAGQRAAAFIGSQVIRVPLRKDYGHDVKAMAAAHPTPGVLYICNPNNPTGTITPREDIEWLVRNKPAGSIVLLDEAYLHFSEEPAGSPLVAAGQDVIILRTFSKLYGMAGLRAGAAFGRPDLLEKLKAFSAGALPVTGMVAAMASLKVKNLVPERRKIVRDIREDVFEWLEKNRFSYVPSVSNKFMVDVRRPGQEIVREMAARKVYIGRVWPAWPTHVRVSIGTREEMEKFKAAFLEVMS